A window from Herbaspirillum sp. meg3 encodes these proteins:
- a CDS encoding ABC transporter permease yields the protein MAKQKIGGALQGLLVPVVVIAIWQGASSLGWINPLVLPSPWAVVHKWFEYLSPTKPYDPADGSWLAWLFSGELIIDAIGSLYRVVVGFLIGAGLALPLGLLMGSSQRVYGLMNLTVQVIRPIPPIAYIPLAILWFGLGNPPALFLISLGAFFPVLMNTIAGVRQVDSIYLRAARNLGASQRTLFVRVMLPAAVPYILSGVRIGIGTAFIVVIVAEMIAVSNGLGFRIMEAREYFWSDKIIAGMITIGLLGLAIDIGMSRLNNYMLRWHRGLES from the coding sequence ATGGCAAAACAAAAAATAGGGGGAGCCTTGCAAGGATTGCTGGTGCCGGTGGTGGTGATCGCCATCTGGCAGGGCGCATCTTCGCTGGGCTGGATCAATCCGCTGGTTTTGCCATCGCCGTGGGCGGTGGTGCACAAGTGGTTCGAATACTTGTCGCCCACCAAACCGTACGACCCTGCCGACGGCAGTTGGCTGGCCTGGCTGTTTTCGGGTGAGCTGATCATCGACGCCATCGGCAGTCTGTATCGCGTGGTGGTCGGTTTCCTGATCGGCGCCGGGCTGGCCTTGCCGCTCGGTCTGCTGATGGGATCGAGCCAGCGCGTCTACGGGCTGATGAATCTGACGGTGCAGGTGATTCGTCCGATTCCGCCGATTGCCTATATTCCGCTGGCGATCCTGTGGTTCGGGCTGGGCAATCCGCCGGCGCTGTTCCTGATTTCGCTGGGCGCGTTCTTCCCTGTATTGATGAACACCATCGCCGGCGTACGCCAGGTCGACAGCATCTACCTGCGCGCGGCACGTAACCTCGGCGCCAGCCAGCGCACGCTGTTCGTGCGGGTGATGTTGCCGGCGGCCGTGCCTTATATTCTGTCGGGTGTCCGCATCGGCATCGGTACCGCCTTCATCGTGGTGATCGTGGCGGAGATGATTGCGGTCAGCAACGGCCTCGGTTTTCGCATCATGGAAGCGCGTGAATACTTCTGGTCCGACAAGATCATCGCCGGCATGATCACCATCGGCTTGCTGGGTCTGGCCATCGACATCGGCATGAGCCGTCTGAACAATTACATGCTGCGCTGGCATCGCGGACTAGAGAGCTGA